The stretch of DNA gagaccggttctcccgacgtgctttgcacaaaggtggcttgcgggtgactgtttctccaactttagttgaaccgagtgtggctacgcccagtccttgcgaaggttaaaacgacatcaacttgacaaactatcgttgtggttttgatgcgtaggtgagattggttcttgcttaagcccgtagaagccacgtaaaacttgcaacaaacatagtagaggacgtctaacttgtttttgcagggcatgttgtgatgtgatatggtcaagacatgatgctaaattttattgtatgagatgaccatgttttgtaaccaagttatcggcaactggcaggagccatatggttgtcgctttattgtatgcaatgcaatcgcgatgtaatgctttactttatcactaagcggtagcgatagtcgtggaagcataagattggcgagacgacaacgatgctacgatggagatcaaggtgtcgcgctggtgacgatggtgatcatgacggtgcttcggagatggagatcacaggcacaagatgatgatggccatatcatatcacttatattgattgcatgtgatgtttatcttttatgcatcttatcttgctttgattgacggtagcattataagatgatctctcactaattatcaagaagtgttctccctgagtatgcaccgttgcgaaagttcttcgtgctgagacaccacgtgatgatcgggtgtgataggctctacgttcaaatacaacgggtgcaaaacagttgcacacacggaatactcaggttatacttgacgagccaagcatatacagatatggcctcggaacacgaagaccgaaaggtcgagcgtgaatcatatagtagatatgatcaacatagtgatgttcaccaatgaaactactccatctcacgtgatgatcggacatggtttagttgatttggatcacgtgatcacttagaggattagagagatgtctatctaagtgggagttcttaaataatttgattaattgaacttaaatttatcatgaacttagtacctgatagtatctttcttgtttatgtttgattgtagatagatggctcgtgctgttgttccgttgaattttaatgcgttccttgagaaagcaaagttgaaagatgatggtagcaattacacggactgggtccgtaatttgaggattatcctcattgctgcacagaagaattacgtcctggaagcaccgctgggtgccaggcctgctgctggagcaacaccagatattatgaacgtttggcagagcaaagctgatgactactcgatagttcagtgtgccatgctttacggcttagaatcgggacttcaatgacgttttgaacgtcatggagcatatgagatgttccaggagttgaagttaatatttcaagcaaatgcccaaattgagagatatgaagtctccaataagttctatagctgcaagatggaggagatcagttctgtcagtgagcatatactcaaaatgtctgggtataataatcacttgattcagatgggagttaatcttccagatgattgcgtcattgacagaattctccaatcactgccaccaagctacaagagcttcgtgatgaactataatatgcaagggatgaacaaggctattcccgagctcttcgcaatgctgaaagctgcagaggtagaaatcaaaaaggagcatcaagtgttaatggtcaacaagaccactagtttcaagaaaaagggcaaggggaagaagaaggggaacttcaagaagaagggcaagcaagttgctgctcaagagaagaaacccaagtctggacctaagcctgaaactgagtgcttctactgcaagaagactggtcactggaagcggaactgccccaagtatttggcggataagaaggatggcaaggtgaacaaaggtatatgtgatatacatgttattgatgtgtaccttactaatgctcgcagtagcacctgggtatttgatactggttctgttgctaatatttgcaactcgaaacagggactacggattaagcgaagattggctaaggacgaggtgacgatgcgcgtgggaaacggttccaaagtcgatgtgatcgcggtcggcacgctacctctacatctaccgtcgggattagtattagacctaaataattgttatttggtgccagcgttgagcatgaacattatatctggatcttgtttaatgcgagacggttattcatttaaatcagagaataatggttgttctatttatatgagtaatatcttttatggtcatgcacccttgacgagtggtctattcttgttgaatctcgatagtagtgatacacatattcataaggttgaagccaaaagatgcagagttgataatgatagtgcaacttatttgtggcactgtcgtttaggtcatatcggtgtaaagcgcatgaagaaactccatactgatggacttttggaaccacttgattatgaatcacttggtacttgcgaaccatgcctcatgggcaagatgactaaaacaccgttctccggtactatggagaaagcaacagatttgttggaaatcatacatacagatgtatgtggtccgatgaatattgaggctcgtggcggatatcgttattttcttaccttcacagatgacttaagcagatatgggtatatctacttaatgaaacataagtctgaaacatttgaaaagttcaaagaatttcagagtgaagttgaaaatcatcgtaacaagaagataaagtttctacgatctgatcgtggaggagaatatttgagttacgagtttggtgtacatttgaaaaattgtggaatagtttcgcaactcacgccacccgaaacaccacagcgtaatggtatatctgaacgtcgtaatcatactttactagatatggtgcgatctatgatgtctcttactgatttaccgctatcgttttggggttatgctttagagacggccgcattcacgttaaatagggcaccatcaaaatccgttgagacgacgccttatgaactgtggtttggcaagaaaccaaagttgtcgtttctgaaagtttggggctgcgatgcttatgtgaaaaagcttcaacctgataagctcgaacccaaatcggagaaatgtgtcttcataggatatccaaaggaaactattggatacaccttctatcacagatccgaaggcaagacttttgttgctaaattcggaaactttctggagaaggagtttctctcgaaagaagtgagtgggaggaaagtagaacttgacgaggtaactgtacctgctcccttattggaaagtagtacatcacagaaaactgtttctgcgacacctacaccaataagtgaggaagctaatgataatgatcatgaaacttcaggaaaagatactactgaacctcgtagatcaaacagagtgagatccgcaccagagtggtacggtaatcctgttctggaagtcatgctactagatcatgatgaacctacgaactatgaagaagcgatggtgagcccagattccgcaaaatggcttgaagccatgaaatctgagatgggatccatgtatgagaacaaagtatggactttagttgacttgcccgatgatcggcaagcaattgagaataaatggatcttcaagaagaagactgacgctgacggtaatattactgtctacaaagctcgacttgtcgcaaaaggttttcgacaagttcaaggggttgactacgatgagaccttctcacccgtagcgatgcttaagtctgtccgaatcatgttagcaattgccgcattttatgattatgaaatttggcagatggatgtcaaaactgcattcctgaatggatttcttgaagaagagttgtatatgatgcaaccggaaggttttgtcgatccaaagggagctaacaaagtgtgcaagctccagcgatccatttatggactggtgcaagcatctcggagttggaataaacgctttgatagtgtgatcaaagcatttggttttatacagacttttggagaagcctgtatttacaagaaagtgagtgggagctctgtagcatttctgatattatatgtggatgacatattactgattggaaatgatatagaatttctggatagcataaagggatacttgaataagagtttttcaatgaaagacctcggtgaagctgcttacatattaggcataaagatctatagagatagatcaaaacgcttaattggactttcacaaagcacataccttgacaagattttgaaaaagttcaaaatggatcaagcaaagaaagggttcttgcctgtgttacaaggtgtgaagttgagtcagactcaatgcccgaccactgcagaagatagagagaaaatgaaagatgttccctatgcttcagccataggctctatcatgtatgcaatgctgtgtaccagacctgatgtgtgccttgctataagcttagcagggaggtaccaaagtaatccaggagtggatcactggacagcggtcaagaacatcctgaaatacctgaaaaggactaaggatatgtttctcgtatatggaggtgacaaagagctcatcgtaaacggttacgttgatgcaaactttgacactgatccggacgattctaaatcacaaaccggatacgtgtttacattaaacggtggagctgtcagttggtgcagttctaaacaaagcgtcgtagcgggatctacatgtgaagcggagtacatagctgcttcggaagcagcaaatgaaggagtctggatgaaggagttcatatctgatctaggtgtcatacctaatgcatcgggtccaatgaaaatcttttgtgacaatactggtgcaattgccttggcaaaggaatccagatttcacaagagaaccaagcacatcaagagacgcttcaattccatcagggatctagtccaggtgggagacatagagatttgcaagatacatacggatctgaatgtggcagacccgttgactaagcctcttccacgagcaaaacatgatcagcaccaagactccatgggtgttagaatcattactgtgtaatctagattattgactctagtgcaagtgggagactgaaggaaatatgccctagaggcaataataaagttattatttatttccttatatcatgataaatgtttattattcaaactagaattgtattgaccggaaacataatacatgtgtgaatacatagacaaactgagtgtcactagtatgcctctacttgactagctcgttaatcaaagctggttatgtttcctaaccatgaacaaagagttgttatttgattaacgggatcacatcattaggtgaatgatctgattgacatgacacattccattagcttagcacccgatcgtttagtatgttgctattgctttcttcatgacttatacatgttcctatgactatgagattatgcaactcccgtttgccggaggaacactttgtgtgctaccaaacgtcacaacgtaaatggctgattataaaggtgctctacaggtgtctccaaaggtagatgttgggttggcgtatttcgagaatagaatttgtcactccgattgtcggagaggtatctctgggccctctcggtaatgcacatcacataagccttgcaagcattgcaactaatgagttaattgcgagatgatgtattacggaacgagtaaagagacttgccggtaacgagattgaactaggtattggataccgacgatcgaatctcgggcaagtaacataccgatgacaaagggaacaacatatgttgttatgcggtctgaccgataaagatcttcgtagaatatgtaggagccaatatgggcatccaggtcctgctattggttattgaccggagatgtgtctcagtcatgtctacattgttctcgaaccgtagtgtccgcacgcttaacgttacgatgacagttattatgagtttatgcattttgatgtaccgaagttagttcggagtcccggatgtgatcacggacatgacaaggagtctcgaaatggtcgagacataaagattgatatattggatgactatattcggacaccggaagcgttccggagaagtttcggataaaaccggagcaccggggggttaccggaaccccccggggggttaatgggcctcatgggcctaaagtggagaagaggaaggggctgccagggcatgccgcgcgccccctctccccctagtccgaattggacaaggagggaggggcgggccccccctttcctattctccttccacctctcctacttggacaaggaaaagggaggggagtcctactcccggtaggagtaggactcctcctgcgcgcctccatagggccggccgcaccctcccccttggatcctttatatacagaggcaagggggcaccctaggacacagaagttgatcctcgtgatcgttccttagccgtgtgtggtgtccccttccaccatattccacctcggtcatatcgttgtagtgcttaggcgaagccctgcgtcggtggaacatcatcatcgtcaccacgccgttgtgctgacggaactcatccccgaagctttgctggatcggagcccggggagcgtcatcgagctgtacgtgtgctaagaactcggaggcgccggagtaacggtgcttggatcggtcgaatcgggaagacgtacgactacttcctctacgttgcgtcaacgcttccgctgttgatctacaagggtacgtagatcacactctcccctctcgttgctatgcatcaccatgatcttgcgtgtgtgtaggaaaattttgaaattactacgttccccaacatatacTACTCCCGTGGAGAAATGGAAGGATAAGAGCATCCCCAGTCGCGCCCCTAGAAGCCCGTTTTTCGTCGGCTCGGGCCGAAACTAGTGCCGGCGGACCCAGACCAAACCCGGCGCCCTGGGGGGCGCCTGGGGCGCCGACACAAGCGAAAAGGGCACGTGGGTCCGCCATGTCGGCGAGTCGAGCGCCTCTTTCCGTCGTTTCTTCCCGCTTTTCCCCCACTTCCCTCCCATTCTCTCCCTTCCTCCCGCCAATCTCCCTCCCGCTCGCCTCCCAGCCGGCCGCCATGCCACCGAAGAAGTATGTCGTCCCCCGCGCTACGGCAACCGCGACCGCCTCCGTCGcccagccgaagcagaggaagccgagggcACCGCCGTCCAAGCCACCGGGCATGTCAAACGCCAACTGGAGGGCAGAAGTTCAGCGACGGGATGGCTGTCACCGCCGACCGGCGAAACAGGGCGATCTCCAAGAAGGCCCGTGACAACGCGGCACGTGCGGCTGCGGCTTCAGCGGACCAAGCCGAGGCCGAGGCGACTTGCGcggggatgatgaatccacccGACAGCCACGCCCAGTACGCCCCTGGGGCCAGCAAGGCGTCAGCTCTCCGTCGTCGCAACCATGGGGATCGCCCTCGCCGGGCTACGTCGACGGGGACGCGCACGGTGGGTTCAACCCCAACGTCACCTTCCCCCATGGACACCCGGCCCAGCGCACGCCCTCGCCTGCCTTCGCCGCGTGCAGTACCCTCCATACAACTACTCTCCGCCCGCCTACGCGTCCTCCCCGACGCCCCCTTTCCGTCGTGGCGCGCTTCCCTTCTCGCACCTCGGCGACACCGACGAGACCAAGGCCGACATGGAGAACATCATCGCGACCGGCTCGACCGCGGCCACCGCGTCTCCCGGGTTCGTCACCCCGGACGACACGGTGGATCTCAGCGGCGGCATGGACGGTGAGCTCGGCTACGTCTACGGcgaggaggagcaggaggagcaggaggaggaggatgaagaggaggaggaggaggaagagcagGCGACTGTTCCGGCGAGGAGGCgcaagaagaagaagcgggcgaCCAGGTCCGCCGAGCCGCGCATCAAGTGGGCGTCCAAGGAGGAGGAATGCCTCGCCGAAGCATGGAAAATCGTCTGCCTCGACCCGACCACCGGCACGAACCATTGGGGGCGTATCCAGGGAGCGCATCAAGGCCGAGTTCAACGAACGCAAGCTCGCCGACCCCTACTTTAAAGGCGTCTACATGCAGCGCGGGGCGAAGGCGATGGCGAACCATTGGGGGCATATCCAGGGggcgtgcaacaaatggcatggGATCGTTAAGGAGGTCGCGGCTCGCCCGGAGAGCGGCGCCGGTGTTGAGGATCAGGTATGGCACGCCGGTCTCCCGCCTCTCTTCGCCGTGTGCACCCGCCAACTGTTTGTTCCTCCGCGCAGTTGCTGCGCATGTTCGCCTTGTATCGGCAGGGCAACAACGACGCCGAGTTCAAGTACCTCCACGTTTACAAGCGCATTGACATGTGCGAAAAGTGGGCGGAAGTCCGGCGCACCCtcgacaaggccaaggagaccTACAAGCCGGACGCGCCGACGCCGGGCGCGTCAGAGGGGCAGCCGGACGGCAACTAAGGGGCCAAGAAGGGGAAACACGCCGATGCGGCTACCGCGCGAGTGCAGGAGTCCATCGAGCATTGCCTTGCCGACGCACAGGCCCGGGTCGTCCTGCGTGAAGAGAAAACCGTGGCGCGGTGGTCGTCGTTGATGACGAACAGCGCCATCAAGCTCAACCTGCTCCGGACCAGCGTCGCCGCGAAGAAGAGGAATACCGACCTGGCTTTTCTGATGGGCGGGGCGGACATCCTCCAGAGCACCGACGAGAAGCTCAAGGCGTGGTACATGGCGGTGCGCAGCCTCATCCTGAACCAGCTGCCAACGACGACGACGCCAACTCCCGCGCCCACGCCGACGCCGTCGCCAAGCCCGAGTGATGACGCCTCCACGACGCCCAGCAGCACCGAAGCCGCGCCGACACCGCCCAGCACAGAAGCAGCTCCGTCACCGCCGAGCCCGCGCACGCCGACTCCACCGACGCTTGAGGCCGACCCCGCCGAGTGATGCGTTGCGCACGCGAACTTGTGGCGCTCTATTTTTTTGTACGCCAGACTACATCCGATCGCCGAACTGTGACTTGTGATCGCCGGACTTGTGACGTCTTTTGTGAGCGGGAACGACCAAGTTTGAATTTTTCGCATCCTGGGGCCGGCGCCTTGGGGCGTGACTGGGAGCTAGGTCGCCCCCAGGGGCCGAGCTAGCGCCGGTTCGCCCCCAGGCCGCTCTTTTTAGGCGCCCTGGGGGGctgaacggctggagatgctctaaggtcAATCCTCAATATTCCAGACTTCTCTCCTCTTCTCGCTAGAGTAGGACAATGTCATCGGAGCTAATCAACATAGCATCAGAGACACCCGTCTCCGGCGAGGCAGCGGCGGCCGTGGAACAGCGTTGAGTGGGTTCAGAGGCGGCGGAAgttggtggtggtgctggtggtcaACAGCGCTGTGAAGGAGGGCGACCTGGGCCTGTGAGGCGACTCAGTGCAGCGGCGGAACTGAGTAGAGTGCTGCGGCGGTGAAGGAAGGTGCCGGGAGGAACAAGGCGGCGAGGAGCAGTGGTCTGATTTACCACAGGTGAGTTGGATTCCTGTGAGTTGGCTCTTTGTGTGGTTGCGTGTGGAGGTTTCCCAGACTAGTGGTGTGATTAGGGAGGAGAAAGACGGCTAGCTAGTGCGGTGTGCAGAGGAGGCTTGAATCATCAAACTACACATTATACGGATGTaactcttttttttctttcttgaAAACGTAGAGAAATAATTCGAAAGGGTCTAACAAGCAAACAAGTCCGGCAAAGTTAAGTCAGGCCCTACCAAGATTATAGAGCATGTTAGGTTGTTTTATGCTGACCGTTGAATCATTCAACACACAGATGCGGTCCCTGTCTGCTATCCCCTACCGCTCTTCCAGCCTGTTAGGTGTAAGTTTGTCATAGCCACAGGAGCCCTATCCCAAGTTTGCCTTGAGACTCTTATTCAAGTTAACGGGTGGAATCACAAATCATAACACGAAGGAACAAATGGCAGTAGTGAGTACCTCGTCGGCTCTCCACCTCcggcctctcctccttctcctcttccctATTGCTACCATCACGGCGAGTGCATTCCATGGCTCCATTGCCGGTGGTACCACGATCAATCGAACCATTATCGGTGGTGCCACTGGCTATCGCCCAATATCGCCTACAGCTGCTAGGCCCTTGCCTGCACCCCCGGCCAAGGTAACACCTACGACCCCAAGTGCTCAGCCTGCACCCCCGCCCAAGGTAATACCTACGGCCCCGAGTGCTCTGCCTGCAGCTATTGGGACAACAAGCATGAAAGTGAAATCCTCCTCTGTAAGAAGAGTTGTAGCAATTTTAGCTCCTGTAGTTGGCTTCATTTTGCTTAGCATCTTGTTCCTCGGCACCTACTTTATACGTAAACGAAGAACACAACAACAATATGAGATGGAGATGGAGGAAGAGTTTGGGGAGCTACAAGGAACACCAATGAGGTTCACATTTCAGCAGCTAAAAGCAGCAACCGAGCAATTCGCAGACAAGCTCGGGGAAGGAGGATTTGGGTCTGTTTTCAAGGGTCAATTTGGTGATGAAAGGATTGCAGTAAAACGTTTGGATCGAGCGGGTCAGGGCAAAAAAGAATTTTCTGCAGAGGTTCAAACAATTGGCAGCATTCATCATATTAATTTGGTCAGATTGATTGGTTTTTGTGCAGAGAAATCGCATAGGCTCTTGGTATATGAGTACATGCCAAAAGGATCCTTGGATAGATGGATCTATCATCAACATGACAATGATTCACCTCCCCTGAATTGGAGCACGCGGTGCAAGATTATCACTCACATAGCTAAGGGTCTCGCTTATCTTCATGAGGAGTGCATGAAAAAGATTGCCCATTTGGATATCAAACCACAAAACATCCTCTTAGATGATGACTTCAATGCTAAACTTTCTGATTTTGGACTATGCAAGCTCATTGACAGGGATATGAGCCAAGTGTTTACCAGAATGAGAGGCACACTTGGATATTTAGCTCCTGAATGGTTGACATCACAGATCACGGAAAAGGCTGATGTCTATAGCTTTGGTGTTGTGGTCATGGAAGTCATCAGCGGAAGAAAGAACCTCGAGAATTCTCGATCCGAAGAGAGCATCCATCTCATCACCCAATTGGAGGAAAAGGTGAAGACTAATCGGTTGGTAGAATTAATTGACAATAAGAGTAACAATATGCTGGCACATAAGCAGGATGTAATTGAGATGATGAAGCTCGCAATGTGGTGTTTGCAGATTGATTGCAAAAGAAGGCCTAAAATGTCCGAGGTAGTCAAGGTCTTGGAAGGTGCCATGAATGCAGAGAGCAACATTGATCATAACTTCGTTGTAACAAGTCAAGTGTATTTCGGCGCTGCTGGAAATGTGGTCTCATCGGTTCCACCTCTAGCTTCACATGTATCAGGTGCCAGGTGAAATGACAAAATGTTGACAAGATAGACAATTAGATTACAAGCAGGACATGAGATTTTATTATGTAAAGCAAATGACAAGTCTGTTTGTATCTTCTCAAATTATTATAATCTGAAGCCCCTTGTCTTGACTTAATTTTACTTGCAATGTATTTCAATATTGCAAACCTTCTTGTTCTACAACAGCTGGACTGAATTTAGTCATTAGAATGTTCAATTTTTTTCATGTAATGCAAGTCTGTTTTCAGATCAACTAATGCAGGTATTTTTCAAGTCTGTTCCAAAATGCTCCCAGGATCCAACGAAGCAGAGAAATTGA from Triticum urartu cultivar G1812 chromosome 3, Tu2.1, whole genome shotgun sequence encodes:
- the LOC125547545 gene encoding G-type lectin S-receptor-like serine/threonine-protein kinase SD2-5: MAVVSTSSALHLRPLLLLLFPIATITASAFHGSIAGGTTINRTIIGGATGYRPISPTAARPLPAPPAKVTPTTPSAQPAPPPKVIPTAPSALPAAIGTTSMKVKSSSVRRVVAILAPVVGFILLSILFLGTYFIRKRRTQQQYEMEMEEEFGELQGTPMRFTFQQLKAATEQFADKLGEGGFGSVFKGQFGDERIAVKRLDRAGQGKKEFSAEVQTIGSIHHINLVRLIGFCAEKSHRLLVYEYMPKGSLDRWIYHQHDNDSPPLNWSTRCKIITHIAKGLAYLHEECMKKIAHLDIKPQNILLDDDFNAKLSDFGLCKLIDRDMSQVFTRMRGTLGYLAPEWLTSQITEKADVYSFGVVVMEVISGRKNLENSRSEESIHLITQLEEKVKTNRLVELIDNKSNNMLAHKQDVIEMMKLAMWCLQIDCKRRPKMSEVVKVLEGAMNAESNIDHNFVVTSQVYFGAAGNVVSSVPPLASHVSGAR